A genomic window from Leptospira fletcheri includes:
- a CDS encoding putative porin, with the protein MKKKYSRILKIFLPFLLFSIASNIHSQEIPKKEPRLGVQNGKVAEIGSSPEAKIGFWKGFWSRSSATVLAGENGGQHIFESGTKYPNLSGAEAGSRITYSREFSYGGIELRHWWQKWELTAGYRTNGRNTRVGQGRDEDFAMANFSVERGNKFSFREWSFYDTPYTFSGTKNFADGRGRLKMKQDRISLTLRRYLGDSDPDGRKEGKGLFLSAGIHYTYFKYYLYDVNQWIASNPIFYGPIGIGLSFSNSTWEIPVGIGYRYSDGAWLFEGSFMGSTWFSHFRDYHYQRNLNFIGNAAGYGIETNLGGGRIWNSWLFFLRLTENRLYGAGSFRTAGGISTSDILSNSAGSYRNYLSTKQYNIEFSITNYLEWISK; encoded by the coding sequence ATGAAAAAGAAATACTCGCGCATTTTAAAGATATTCCTTCCTTTTTTACTATTCTCAATCGCCTCGAATATACATTCCCAGGAAATCCCTAAAAAAGAACCCCGGCTTGGGGTACAAAACGGCAAAGTGGCCGAAATAGGATCTTCTCCGGAAGCGAAAATCGGATTCTGGAAAGGGTTTTGGAGCCGATCTTCCGCGACCGTGCTCGCGGGAGAGAACGGAGGACAGCATATCTTCGAATCCGGTACCAAATACCCGAATCTTTCTGGAGCGGAGGCAGGATCCAGGATCACGTATAGTCGTGAATTTTCCTACGGCGGGATAGAGCTCAGGCATTGGTGGCAAAAATGGGAGTTAACCGCCGGTTATAGAACTAACGGACGGAATACTAGAGTAGGGCAGGGGAGGGACGAAGACTTCGCAATGGCAAACTTCTCGGTCGAAAGAGGGAATAAGTTTTCGTTCAGAGAGTGGAGCTTTTACGATACGCCGTATACGTTCAGCGGCACTAAGAACTTTGCCGACGGCAGAGGGCGACTTAAAATGAAGCAGGACAGAATCAGTCTCACTTTACGACGCTATCTAGGCGACAGCGATCCCGACGGCAGAAAAGAAGGGAAAGGACTTTTTTTGTCCGCCGGAATCCACTATACTTACTTCAAATATTATCTTTACGATGTGAACCAATGGATCGCATCCAATCCCATCTTTTACGGGCCGATTGGAATCGGGCTTAGTTTTTCCAACAGTACTTGGGAAATACCTGTCGGGATCGGCTACCGATATTCCGACGGGGCCTGGCTTTTCGAAGGGAGCTTCATGGGAAGCACCTGGTTCTCCCATTTCCGGGACTATCATTACCAAAGAAATCTGAATTTCATAGGCAATGCCGCCGGCTACGGCATCGAAACGAATCTAGGAGGCGGGAGGATCTGGAATTCCTGGCTGTTTTTCCTTCGCTTGACCGAGAACAGGTTGTACGGCGCGGGAAGTTTCCGAACGGCCGGAGGAATCAGCACAAGCGACATCCTATCGAACAGCGCAGGCAGCTACCGCAACTACTTAAGTACGAAACAATACAATATAGAATTCTCGATCACAAATTATCTGGAATGGATTTCAAAGTAA